From Xanthomonas citri pv. mangiferaeindicae:
TGGCGGCGATGATCGGCTACCGCAACCAGAACTCGAGTGGGCACATCATCACGATCGAGGATCCGATCGAGTTCGTGCACCGGCACGCCGGCTGCATCATCACCCAGCGCGAAGTCGGCATCGACACCGACAGTTGGGAGGCCGCGCTCAAGAACACCCTGCGCCAGGCCCCCGACGTGATCATGATCGGCGAGGTGCGCACCCGCGAGGGCATGAACCACGCGATCGCCTTCGCCGAGACCGGGCATCTGGTGCTGTGCACCCTGCACGCCAACAACGCCAACCAGGCGATGGACCGGGTCATCAACTTCTTCCCCGAGGATCGGCGCAGCCAGTTGCTGATGGACCTGTCGCTCAATCTCAAGGGCGTCATCGCCCAGCAGTTGATCCCCACGCCCGACGGCAAGGGCCGGCGCGCAGCGATGGAGATCCTGCTCGGGACCCCGCTGGTGCAGGATTACATCCGCGAAGGCGAGATCCCCAAGCTCAAGGAGATCATGAAGGAGTCGACCAACCTGGGCATGAAGACGTTCGACCAGTCGTTGTTCGAGCTCTATCAGGCCGGCGAGATCTCCTACGAGGACGCCCTGCGCTACGCCGATTCGGCCAACGAGGTGCGCTTGCGCATCAAGCTGGCGCAGGGCGGCGATGCGCGCACGCTGGCCCAGGGCCTGGATGGGGTGGAAGTCGCCGAGGTCCGCTGAGGGCATGCAGCCGGACGCTTGATCGGCGAGGTGCGTGCGGCCGAAAATCCGCGCGCGGCGACGGGCCCGGTGCGCGTCGCCAGCCCATCCCATCACAAGGAAGCACCATGCATCACTTCGTTCCCCGCTGCGTCCTGGCCGTCTCGCTGCTGGCCGCGGCGGTCTCCGCCGCGCACGCGCAGAGCGCTCTCGATCGCCTCAAGGGGCTGGGCGGCGGCCGCGCCCAGACTGCGCTGGATGTCGG
This genomic window contains:
- a CDS encoding type IV pili twitching motility protein PilT; this translates as MSSLDFTSFLKLMAHQRASDLFITAGLPPSMKVHGKISPITQTPLTPQQARDMVLNVMTPPQREEFERTHECNFAIGVSGVGRFRISCFYQRNQVGMVLRRIETHIPTIEELNLPAVVKTLAMTKRGIVIMVGGTGAGKSTSLAAMIGYRNQNSSGHIITIEDPIEFVHRHAGCIITQREVGIDTDSWEAALKNTLRQAPDVIMIGEVRTREGMNHAIAFAETGHLVLCTLHANNANQAMDRVINFFPEDRRSQLLMDLSLNLKGVIAQQLIPTPDGKGRRAAMEILLGTPLVQDYIREGEIPKLKEIMKESTNLGMKTFDQSLFELYQAGEISYEDALRYADSANEVRLRIKLAQGGDARTLAQGLDGVEVAEVR